The following coding sequences are from one Schizosaccharomyces osmophilus chromosome 1, complete sequence window:
- the tra1 gene encoding SAGA complex/ASTRA complex, phosphatidylinositol pseudokinase Tra1 — protein MDGTQCEYWCNRLCDVGLDSKQKTNTAIEIRDALDDVLLSQRRVFEPLKPLLEAIMMLLEKEQPVFSSLAATHRLRITLLEVLKKISMYNEFEAWVDRTFKLLLPIIVNDNEEMVVLALKLIVHLFKDFSVASKAHVNDFLSLVADAYNSMPSVIAEAVPSRSGPSTPSSHPASGPLSASPTEIGFESTGSKLIPKASLSFKMLNECPVIVFLLFQSYKDLIPKWLPILASLAVQFISLRPTPQAEAHRLAASQNEVFSGVVPSLRRNSQYNDLMSAQVKSFSFLAYLIRGFGPSLKQFESSIAHCTMQLFTDCPSELYHTRKELLVATRHILSTDYLRSFIPYIDQLLDIKILVGQGVSAQHYLKPMAFSTLADLLHHVRMDLTPNQVYKAINIYFGVIMEASYTSAIQAMATKLILNMIETIVAFDDFSVRRPLLFVILNNLLRKLQLLNFDLEQLQNNVKKPDDVDDVNDKVHDLPMFRNPSASPEVSIPDKIKDRLFLFKNIVLGLKTVFYGLKQCNLPVPSGSIFTQQEWSSKLHFGSRFELDIISDLLIECLKGFRYYQVEESEDFIKSEKSVSSSQEPVSIAQTTKLVEQKELIEVLATLYIRMDPSSFVEILETTFPKVFDCLVENLALLHLIQSWMTAELTSVNCTNIVLSFLCKNILKVGTDQSSEISVLLRLFKLAFMTVNVYPERNEEVLHPHISFIISSCLESSASASHPLNYAYLLKALFRNISGGKFDSLYKEILPLLQLMLESFNRLMYTATLTSHKELYAELCLTLPIRLSVLLPHMNYLMKPLVIAFKGSPEIASQGLRIFELCLDNLTQEFFDALLEPIMSDLLSSLWNHLRLTQSNMHLHQSAVRILGKMGGRNRQISIGTFGFDNIKGPSDLSALKFSFFNSNKSMDFHFSQYLFAASSTIYDQKSSQTEKSDAFRFLKGSLLALFESSVDPNTIWDKVHTISCNLAELLSEQIENINVYGLGPIKNEKFYQQTLVVSTIFKSLIEAQAFSNFKDEAGFVLQRSAEWIVISSVLRFYENLALKDQQEVFIREANSSYLDITSFIDGILLSLCSENTTTRENSLALMNHYLDTHKVLMDCESNIWKLPSFQQLFRTLCQYCYMELWYQKNAGFLGLRALFSCTLDKRHWLEYKLTEILRALFFILKDTPSNFGVLRLAEVQEFVIDVVRQYCTDNVAHLEDKLKHISSIFMPFCLELPHPNDQIRATVKQLIETISKDCGITIETLLSPAKEALLGPIFGKPLRALPFTIQIGHIDAINYCLQQAPSFLGLSDELIRLFRETIALADAEDDALVTMLKTSQSKDTSSLRKLRATCLQLLFSSLVTLKFDHPQHFPTRTKIIAIFFKSLYSSQQDIYSVAMSALKYVLSQNQKLPKELLQSGLRPILMNLSDHNKLSVNCLEGLSRLLRLLTNYFKVEIGRKLLQHFSALSDTNELERLSIYSLNSNQRIDVIVTLVSVFKDLPPLSVQFLGDLITSVGNVEKVIRRFLSSPLRRPLNSFLNFHAKDSWVYAINHLSNPDIVAWHLQALKDPACDQLREISASFWDKIVELVSQTLSSDNLTPIFAVSVMEEMFSNVGTISNAGVVSAKLIVLSKSIYETLNNFNGWAYLCLSSCLDSITKLLLSLLDLIDKKLEFALEVFRYKAEDINNFLPTYIDILCQSLLEGNASSKKNVFLICSSILADKSVRPSFKSFLLEKVMNPLIFSAVQENNFIDKEVVHAVYNNIWRLSVREVSDSLTTSDSFRMEILCLSTGLCKYHSNMLNDYRKSIIMSAWNYLKSDDPMVKQAAYAAVSCFIAVYDTPAKIVTPVYVSLLKAYQSEVRSFLDFSLDCLLPVLVTRLPSPSDASFPLWAKLPRLVLSEDMQNISQSLNVYRIICKAPDLFFKNSKHFVVPIINALPKLVSLSGHEPRFLAIDLVNVLYLWQKKLLDSDTPNMSSDTIFPISVIETVLSFLIKYLSFFPEQVESAGLTKKALQTFSQFLKIPRWGEYNFGWDFFEKLLAKTDNDEKAAIIIANSWQVLGVYLEHKDLHFVQREHTNIIKLIDKNLRSGRLNIASSLKKTIIILLESRPTVVEDEEEVTEVDEFKQSFTSLLHDNLSNSSNVEATICYLQILQEGQPELLDALLTALNKVFQKIAKDHIVASLQNSYQSAVKTNVPAINDSANLLVALIDIIKVRMAALGDQRRWFLSVVVQLIEKSASYHLCCHILNVTKEWVVIKRDSFLTVKEKTALLLKMKTYEGRFNNELHKQANNLVSSIYRGPAFVQTELTARLKQAFLLATTYRDFETRLDFMTILDSSMSRNAYSRLKYIVEASSWDSIPNFYWIKQANYILLGAINTDDKVILSENSLRFLSIDDVAHGIPSINLDPSKRSQSEKSQVKLELFREQNMFFEQIKDLKISELLIPLMHLQLLSDQEACKLWNEVFPLAWSTLDGYDRDDLSKSLIYLLTREFHIKQVNNRPNVIGTLVSSFCNCSPKIELPPHLVKYLGKLYGIYHDAIIFLEGQLENSEDLYQSIKIQESRNDAISELYASLSEEDMFYGHCRRTSKYLQTQVALSYEQLGMWGRAQQLYEQAQTKARSEAFPFSESEYNLWEDHWVLCAQKLQQWDVLTELAKHEGSSELLLECAWRISDWSSNRESLEVAIKSLSDIPTPRKLTFQSFMTLQKSLNQPTSVKEFHQTLAEAIHLALLKWHQLPEKINQSHFPLLHLFQQFVELQEASNIYSYLSSINSQNLPTNVQCIKSALQVWQERLPNVWDDIGLWRDLLSWRQIIFSMVNRIYLPLIPKVQSTGNDPSSSSNTSFFFRGYHETAWLINRFAHVARKHKLPSVCLNQLTKIYSLPNIEIQEAFYKLREQVLCYLQNPKELKAGLDIVSNTNLMYFNSRQKSEFYSLKGKFLEKLGRDDEANQTYAAAVQVDLGLSEAWAEWGRYNDLNFRKSPENISAACNAVSCYLQAAGTYETYHARKMLVRVLWILSLDNEEKLITKSYESYKGEIPGWHWLTFIPQLLNNLAKNDKRVAPQVLKKVAKSYPQALFFLLRTAREELFQLKRAETTSQEQQAVKSETTEDFPAKPSWDYADEIMSILKTAYPLMALTMETLVDQIQTRFKGENDEDAFRLIIALLNDAMQHSIRSGILTEETRRPSSTESNLSLFVDNILPTPYKEKFRREFIDTPMGLKAYIRQLRKWRSYFERLLGKAPKKQYLEHYSSFLCEFHHQKFDEIEVFGQYLLHKDNNNNFSCIERFSPEVEFVVGHGVCYRKIIVRDNGGKLHSFVVQYPSGRNCRREERIMQFTRYLNDALNANTETRRRCLNFYVPAAVPLSSHIRLLQDQPSSVSLQRVYEEYSDMKKFSKDEPANAFTDELSKWMQNAASRFTSESNESEKQATKKELFTKRFTIYEEIQKLFVPSTMLKDYFSNTFTNFSDFWLFRKSFSYQYACFSFLTYILSINNRVPSKIYFSKKSGSVWTSEALPAMISSSPVYHNGEVVPFRFTPNISEFIGRTCRDGLLGPSIMAIARALSKPGFDLNMILGIFVADDVQWWINQHNKPQTAGFDFREKVISNSDLIVRRVASLSQVAFGNLPVNQTAIDYLTQASSAKVLAQMDVLWAPWI, from the coding sequence ATGGACGGAACACAATGTGAGTATTGGTGTAATCGGCTATGTGATGTTGGATTGGATTCGAAACAGAAGACAAACACTGCAATTGAAATTCGAGATGCATTGGACGATGTATTACTTAGTCAAAGAAGAGTTTTTGAACCTTTGAAACCTCTATTGGAAGCAATTATGATGCTTCTTGAGAAAGAACAACCTGTCTTTTCATCCTTAGCAGCTACTCACCGGCTTCGCATTACCTTACTAGAAGTACTCAAGAAAATCTCAATGTACAATGAGTTCGAAGCTTGGGTTGACAGAACCTTCAAGCTGCTCTTGCCAATTATAGTCAATGATAATGAGGAAATGGTTGTTTTAGCTCTAAAACTAATAGTTCATTTATTCAAAGACTTTAGTGTAGCTTCTAAAGCGCATGTGAACGATTTTTTAAGTCTTGTTGCCGATGCTTACAATTCAATGCCTTCTGTCATTGCAGAAGCTGTCCCTTCACGGTCTGGCCCAAGTACTCCCTCCTCTCATCCTGCCTCTGGGCCTTTATCTGCTTCTCCTACAGAAATTGGCTTTGAATCTACAGGTTCAAAACTCATCCCTAAAGCTTCCTTAAGCTTTAAAATGCTTAATGAATGTCCTGTTATAGTGTTTCTCTTATTCCAATCCTACAAAGACTTAATTCCGAAATGGTTACCTATACTTGCATCCCTAGCTGTCCAATTTATATCTCTTCGTCCAACGCCGCAAGCCGAGGCTCATAGATTAGCTGCCTCCcaaaatgaagttttttCCGGTGTCGTACCGTCTTTGCGACGAAACTCTCAATATAACGATCTGATGTCTGCCCAAGtcaaatccttttctttccttgcATATTTAATCCGTGGTTTTGGCCCATCTTTAAAACAGTTCGAGAGTTCGATTGCCCATTGCACAATGCAATTATTCACTGATTGCCCTTCCGAGTTATATCATACAAGGAAGGAACTGCTTGTCGCTACAAGGCATATTCTCTCGACGGATTATTTGAGAAGTTTCATTCCTTACATAGACCAATTGTTGGATATTAAAATTTTAGTTGGCCAAGGTGTAAGTGCTCAACATTATTTGAAGCCAATGGCGTTTAGTACATTGGCTGATTTGCTTCATCACGTACGGATGGATCTTACACCGAACCAAGTGTACAAAGctataaatatttattttggcGTTATTATGGAAGCAAGTTATACTTCTGCAATACAAGCCATGGCTACGAAATTGATTCTAAACATGATAGAGACAATTGTTGCCTTTGACGACTTTTCAGTTCGTCGtcctcttttgtttgtaataCTTAATAATCTTCTGAGGAAGCTTCAACTCCttaattttgatttggaACAACTTCAAAATAATGTGAAAAAGCCTGATGATGTTGATGATGTTAACGATAAAGTCCATGATTTACCAATGTTTAGGAACCCGAGCGCTTCACCGGAAGTTTCTATACCGGACAAGATAAAAGATCGGCTGTTCCTATTTAAAAACATCGTACTTGGATTGAAAACGGTTTTTTATGGATTAAAACAATGTAATTTGCCTGTCCCATCTGGATCAATTTTTACGCAGCAAGAATGGTCGTCAAAGTTACATTTTGGCTCAAGATTTGAATTAGACATTATAAGCGATTTACTCATTGAATGCTTAAAAGGTTTCCGATATTATCAAGTTGAAGAGTCCGaggattttattaaaagtgaaaagtctgtttcttcttctcagGAACCAGTATCTATAGCCCAAACAACAAAGTTGGTggaacaaaaagaacttaTAGAGGTTCTAGCAACACTGTACATCCGTATGGATCCTTCAAGTTTTGTTGAGATTTTGGAAACcacttttccaaaagtttttgattgtttaGTTGAAAATCTTGCGTTGTTGCACTTGATTCAGTCATGGATGACAGCCGAGTTAACTTCAGTGAACTGTACAAACATTGTCctctcttttttatgcAAAAACATTTTGAAAGTTGGCACTGATCAATCTTCGGAAATATCTGTCTTACTTCGTTTATTTAAGCTTGCGTTTATGACCGTTAATGTTTATCCGGAAAGAAATGAGGAAGTATTACATCCCCACATTTCGTTTATAATATCTAGTTGTTTAGAATCTTCTGCTAGTGCTTCACATCCTTTGAATTATGCCTATCTGTTAAAGGCTCTGTTTCGAAATATCAGTGGAGGCAAATTTGACTCcctttataaagaaatCTTGCCATTACTGCAACTAATGTTAGAATCATTTAATAGGTTAATGTATACTGCTACCCTTACTTCTCACAAAGAACTTTATGCTGAGCTCTGCTTGACGTTGCCTATTAGATTAAGTGTTCTTCTTCCCCATATGAATTATCTGATGAAGCCTCTTGTCATTGCGTTCAAAGGCTCTCCCGAAATTGCTAGTCAGGGTCTtcgaatttttgaattatgCTTGGATAATCTCACTCaggaattttttgatgCTCTGTTGGAACCTATAATGTCTGATTTATTATCATCACTATGGAATCATTTACGTTTAACTCAATCAAATATGCACTTACACCAAAGTGCGGTTCGGATTTTAGGAAAAATGGGTGGAAGAAACCGACAGATTTCCATTGGTACATTTGGGTTTGATAACATTAAAGGACCGAGCGATCTCTCAGCATTAAAATTTTCGTTCTTCAACTCGAATAAATCAATGGACTTTCATTTTTCCCAGTACTTGTTTGCTGCTTCTTCGACTATATATGATCAAAAGTCATCCCAAACCGAGAAATCTGATGCATTTCGATTTTTAAAGGGTTCTTTGTTAGCCCTTTTTGAATCTTCTGTCGACCCCAATACCATATGGGATAAAGTGCATACAATCTCCTGTAATTTGGCTGAACTTTTAAGCGAGCAAATTGAGAATATAAACGTTTATGGGTTAGGTCctataaaaaatgagaaGTTTTATCAACAAACCTTAGTTGTATCTACAATTTTTAAGTCTTTGATTGAAGCTCAAGCGTTCAGCAATTTCAAAGATGAAGCCGGTTTTGTTCTTCAACGTTCAGCTGAATGGATTGTAATTTCCAGCGTATTAAGGTTTTATGAAAACTTGGCTTTAAAAGATCAGCAGGAAGTATTTATAAGGGAAGCGAATTCAAGCTATCTTGACATTACAAGTTTTATTGATGGAATTTTACTCTCTCTGTGTTCCGAAAATACTAcaacaagagaaaattCGTTGGCTTTGATGAATCACTATTTAGATACGCATAAAGTTTTGATGGATTGTGAGTCCAATATTTGGAAACTCCCTAGCTTCCAGCAGCTTTTTAGAACGTTGTGTCAATATTGTTATATGGAATTATGGTACCAGAAAAATGCTGGATTTTTAGGGCTAAGGGCTTTATTTTCATGCACATTAGATAAAAGGCATTGGCTTGAATATAAACTGACAGAAATACTGAGAgccttattttttattttgaaggatACTCCATCAAACTTTGGCGTTCTACGGCTAGCTGAAGTTCAGGAATTTGTAATTGATGTGGTAAGACAATACTGCACCGACAATGTTGCTCACCTTGAAGATAAACTTAAACATatatcttcaatttttatgCCCTTTTGTCTCGAATTACCCCATCCAAATGATCAAATACGTGCAACGGTTAAGCAATTAATTGAAActatttcaaaagattgtGGGATTACTATTGAAACCCTCTTATCTCCTGCGAAAGAAGCATTACTGGGTCCTATATTTGGAAAGCCGTTGAGAGCGCTTCCGTTTACAATTCAGATTGGACATATAGACGCCATAAATTACTGTTTACAGCAGGCTCCATCATTCCTGGGCTTAAGCGATGAATTGATTAGATTGTTTCGAGAAACTATAGCGTTAGCTGATGCAGAAGACGATGCTTTAGTTACGATGTTGAAAACTTCACAAAGCAAAGATACATCGTCGTTAAGAAAGTTGCGGGCTACCTGTTTacaattacttttttcttctctggTAACCTTGAAATTTGACCATCCTCAACATTTCCCAACGAGAACTAAAATAATTGCAATCTTCTTTAAGTCTTTGTATTCATCTCAACAAGATATATACTCTGTGGCTATGTCTGCGTTAAAATATGTGTTGTcccaaaatcaaaaactaCCGAAAGAATTACTTCAAAGTGGCTTGCGACCTATTCTGATGAATTTATCAGATCACAACAAGTTATCTGTTAATTGTCTTGAGGGTCTTTCTAGGCTGTTAAGACTGCTGACGAATTATTTTAAAGTTGAAATAGGTCGAAAATTATTACAACACTTTTCAGCGCTGTCTGACACAAATGAATTGGAACGTTTGTCGATTTATTCCTTGAATAGTAATCAAAGGATAGATGTTATTGTCACGCTCGTTAGTGTTTTTAAAGATTTGCCTCCTTTATCAGTGCAGTTTTTGGGTGACTTAATAACATCAGTGGGAAATgttgaaaaagttattcGTCGGTTTTTGTCAAGCCCATTGAGACGCCCTTTAAAtagttttttaaattttcatgCTAAAGATTCTTGGGTTTACGCTATTAACCATTTAAGCAACCCTGACATAGTTGCCTGGCATTTGCAAGCGTTGAAAGATCCAGCATGTGATCAACTTCGTGAAATTTCTGCGTCGTTTTGGGACAAGATTGTTGAACTAGTTTCCCAAACTTTAAGTTCCGATAACTTGACACCGATATTTGCGGTAAGCGTTATGGAGGAAATGTTTTCTAATGTTGGCACAATTTCAAATGCGGGTGTCGTTTCTGCTAAGTTGATTGTACTTTCCAAATCTATATACGAAACGTTAAATAATTTCAATGGTTGGGCGTATCTTTGTCTTTCGTCTTGTTTGGATTCAATAACTAAATTATTGCTGTCATTATTGGATTTAATAGACAAAAAGTTAGAATTTGCACTTGAGGTTTTTCGATATAAAGCGGAGGacataaataattttttgccTACATACATTGATATTTTATGTCAATCTTTACTTGAAGGAAATGCGTCTAGCAAAAAGAACGTTTTTCTTATTTGCTCAAGCATATTGGCTGACAAATCTGTAAGACCGTCTTTCAAGtcttttttacttgaaaaagtaatgaatcctcttattttttcagctgttcaagaaaataattttatcGATAAGGAAGTTGTTCACGCAGTATATAATAATATATGGCGTTTGTCTGTCCGCGAAGTTAGCGACAGTTTAACAACCTCGGATTCTTTTCGAATGGAAATTCTATGTTTGTCTACAGGTCTTTGTAAATATCATTCTAATATGCTGAATGATTACAGAAAAAGCATTATAATGTCAGCTTGGAATTATTTGAAATCAGACGACCCGATGGTGAAACAAGCTGCATATGCAGCCGTTTCTTGCTTTATTGCTGTCTATGATACTCCTGCTAAAATTGTTACCCCTGTATACGTATCCTTATTAAAAGCATACCAATCGGAGGTTCGAtcatttttggatttttccTTGGATTGTTTACTTCCTGTTTTAGTTACCCGTCTTCCAAGCCCATCTgatgcttcttttcctctttggGCTAAGCTTCCGCGTCTTGTTTTATCCGAGGACATGCAAAATATCTCTCAGTCTTTAAATGTTTATCGAATCATTTGCAAAGCACctgatttgtttttcaaaaactcaAAACATTTTGTTGTTCCAATTATTAATGCATTACCCAAGCTGGTTTCCTTATCTGGTCATGAACCTCGTTTTCTTGCTATAGATTTGGTCAATGTTCTCTACCTATGGCAGAAAAAGTTGCTTGATTCTGATACACCTAACATGTCGTCTGATACTATCTTTCCCATTTCTGTGATTGAAACCGTACTATCATTTCTCATTAAATACCTGTCTTTTTTCCCGGAGCAAGTCGAGTCTGCCGGTTTGACCAAAAAAGCTCTGCAAACATTTAGtcagtttttgaaaattccaAGATGGGGTGAGTACAATTTTGGCtgggatttttttgaaaaattactAGCTAAGACAGATAATGATGAGAAAGCTGCTATAATCATAGCGAATTCATGGCAAGTTTTGGGTGTATATTTGGAACATAAAGACTTACATTTTGTTCAAAGAGAGCATACCAACATAATTAAATTAATAGACAAAAATTTGAGGTCTGGAAGATTGAATATTGCATCTTCTCTTAAGAAGACTATAATTATTTTACTAGAAAGTCGTCCAACTGTGGTCgaagatgaggaagaagttACGGAAGTAGATGAGTTTAAGCAATCTTTCACATCACTTTTGCACGACAATCTTTCAAATAGTTCGAATGTGGAAGCGACAATTTGCTATTTGCAAATATTACAAGAGGGTCAGCCCGAATTATTAGATGCCTTGTTGACAGCATTAaacaaagtttttcaaaaaattgcaaaGGATCATATAGTTGCttctttacaaaattcCTATCAATCAGCGGTTAAGACGAATGTTCCTGCTATTAACGATTCGGCAAACCTGCTGGTAGCATTAATCGATATTATAAAAGTTAGAATGGCTGCATTGGGTGATCAAAGGCGCTGGTTTTTAAGTGTTGTAGTTCAACTAATTGAGAAAAGCGCCAGCTATCATCTTTGCTGCCATATTCTTAACGTAACCAAGGAATGGGTAGTCATAAAAAGGGATTCATTCCTCACGGTTAAGGAAAAAACAGCattattattaaaaatgaagacCTATGAAGGAAGATTTAATAATGAATTGCATAAGCAAGCGAATAATTTGGTATCTTCGATTTATCGTGGTCCTGCTTTTGTTCAGACAGAACTGACGGCACGTTTAAAGCAGGCATTTTTATTAGCTACAACCTATCGtgattttgaaacaagGTTAGATTTTATGACTATTCTTGACTCTAGCATGTCACGAAATGCTTACTCAAGGTTAAAGTATATTGTTGAAGCCAGTAGTTGGGATTCAATTCCAAACTTTTACTGGATCAAACAGGCTAACTACATATTGCTTGGTGCAATTAATACAGATGATAAAGTTATTTTGTCAGAGAACTCTCTAAGGTTCCTTTCAATTGACGATGTAGCACACGGGATACCGAGCATCAATTTGGACCCCAGTAAAAGATCACAGTCTGAAAAGTCCCAAGTCAAGCTTGAACTATTCCGGGAACAAAATATGTTCTTTGAACAGATCAAGGACTTAAAAATTTCGGAATTGCTAATTCCGTTAATGCATTTACAGCTCTTAAGTGATCAGGAAGCTTGTAAGTTGTGGAACGAGGTTTTTCCTCTGGCTTGGTCCACACTAGATGGTTATGATCGTGATGATTTGTCAAAatctttaatttatttactcACACGTGAATTCCATATTAAGCAAGTCAATAATCGTCCGAACGTTATCGGGACACTCGTTTCGTCGTTTTGCAATTGCTcaccaaaaattgaattacCTCCACATCTCGTCAAGTATTTAGGAAAACTTTATGGTATATATCACGATGCcattatatttttggaagGTCAGCTGGAAAATTCAGAGGATCTTTACCAGAGCATAAAAATTCAGGAAAGTCGAAATGATGCCATATCTGAATTGTATGCTTCCTTAAGTGAAGAGGATATGTTTTATGGGCATTGTCGGCGAACCTCAAAATATTTGCAAACACAAGTTGCTTTGTCTTATGAGCAACTCGGTATGTGGGGAAGAGCTCAGCAGTTGTACGAGCAGGCACAGACCAAAGCGAGAAGTGAAGCGTTCCCTTTTTCTGAGTCCGAGTACAATCTTTGGGAAGATCATTGGGTATTATGTGCTCAAAAACTACAGCAGTGGGATGTTTTAACGGAGTTGGCAAAGCATGAAGGTTCATCAGAGTTATTGTTGGAATGTGCCTGGAGAATTAGTGACTGGTCTAGCAACCGAGAATCTTTAGAAGTCGCCATCAAAAGTCTTTCTGATATTCCTACTCCCCGAAAACTAACATTTCAGTCATTTATGACCTTGCAAAAATCCTTAAATCAACCGACGTCTGTGAAAGAATTTCATCAGACTCTAGCTGAAGCTATACACTTAGCTTTGTTAAAATGGCATCAACTTcctgaaaaaataaatcaatcGCACTTTCCTCTTTTACATTTGTTTCAACAATTCGTCGAATTACAGGAGGCTTCTAATATATACTCGTATTTAAGTTCTATAAACTCTCAAAATCTTCCTACGAATGTTCAATGTATAAAAAGCGCCTTACAGGTATGGCAAGAACGTTTACCAAATGTTTGGGATGATATTGGTCTTTGGAGAGATCTTTTATCTTGGCGacaaataattttttcaatggttAACCGAATTTATCTTCCTTTGATTCCGAAGGTTCAATCCACTGGCAATGACCCTTCGTCGTCTTCTAATAcctcgtttttctttcgcGGCTACCATGAAACAGCTTGGCTGATAAATCGATTCGCTCACGTTGCCCGCAAACATAAGCTTCCTTCCGTTTGCTTGAATCAACTTACTAAAATTTATTCGTTACCTAACATTGAAATTCAGGAAGCATTTTATAAACTCCGGGAGCAGGTCCTTTGTTATCtgcaaaatccaaaagaactAAAGGCTGGACTGGATATAGTATCAAATACAAATCTTATGTATTTTAATTCTCGTCAAAAGTCCGAATTTTACTCCTTAAAAGGaaagtttttggaaaagttggGTAGAGATGATGAAGCTAACCAAACTTACGCTGCAGCTGTTCAGGTTGATTTGGGCTTATCGGAAGCATGGGCAGAATGGGGTCGATATAACGATCTTAATTTCCGGAAATCACCAGAAAACATCAGTGCTGCTTGCAACGCAGTAAGCTGTTATCTTCAAGCCGCTGGTACTTATGAAACTTATCATGCTAGAAAGATGTTAGTTAGAGTATTATGGATTTTGAGTTTGGataacgaagaaaaattgataACAAAGAGTTATGAATCTTACAAAGGCGAAATCCCAGGATGGCACTGGCTTACGTTTATTCCGCAGCTTCTTAATAACCTTGCCAAAAACGATAAGCGAGTCGCACCACAggttttaaagaaagtaGCCAAGTCTTATCCACAAGcattatttttccttttgcgGACTGCTAGAGAAGAGCTATTTCAGTTGAAACGGGCTGAAACTACAAGCCAGGAACAACAAGCAGTTAAGTCAGAGACAACAGAGGATTTTCCCGCAAAGCCTTCTTGGGATTATGCTGATGAGATAATGTCGATTTTAAAAACGGCTTATCCATTGATGGCTTTAACTATGGAAACCTTGGTTGATCAAATTCAAACTCGTTTTAAAGGTGAGAATGATGAGGATGCATTTCGACTTATAATTGCTTTGTTAAACGATGCTATGCAGCATAGTATTCGGTCCGGGATATTGACAGAAGAAACTAGACGTCCATCTTCAACGGAATCGAACTTAAGTTTATTTGTGGATAATATTTTACCAACACCATATAAGGAAAAGTTTAGGCGAGAATTTATTGACACTCCAATGGGGTTGAAAGCATATATTAGACAACTGAGAAAATGGAGATCATATTTTGAACGTCTTCTTGGTAAAGCCCCTAAAAAGCAATATTTGGAGCATTATAGTTCCTTCCTTTGTGAATTTCACCATCAgaaatttgatgaaattgaagtttTTGGCCAATATCTGTTACACAAAgacaacaacaacaacttTTCATGCATCGAACGGTTTTCACCGGAGGTTGAATTCGTTGTCGGACACGGAGTTTGCTACCGAAAAATCATTGTTCGTGACAATGGTGGAAAACTACATTCTTTCGTAGTCCAGTATCCTTCGGGTAGGAATTGTCGACGTGAAGAACGCATCATGCAATTCACCAGGTATTTAAATGATGCATTAAACGCCAACACAGAAACAAGACGTCGTTGTCTGAATTTTTATGTACCTGCGGCAGTACCACTATCGTCTCATATACGACTGTTACAAGATCAGCCATCTTCTGTGTCATTACAGAGAGTTTATGAAGAGTATAGTGACAtgaagaaattttcaaaagatgaacCTGCAAATGCTTTTACCGATGAGTTGTCAAAGTGGATGCAAAACGCAGCATCGCGATTTACTTCCGAGTCTaatgaaagtgaaaaaCAAGctacaaaaaaggaactgTTCACGAAACGATTCACGATTTATgaagaaatccaaaaactATTTGTTCCTTCTACCATGTTAAAGGATTATTTTAGCAACACTTTTACGAATTTCTCTGATTTCTGGCTTTTCAGGAAGAGTTTCTCTTATCAATATGCTTGCTTTAGCTTTTTGACGTATATATTGAGTATTAATAACCGGGTTCCCAGCAAAATATACTTTTCTAAGAAATCGGGCAGTGTGTGGACTAGCGAAGCTTTGCCTGCAATGATTTCTTCGTCTCCTGTGTATCACAATGGGGAAGTGGTTCCCTTTAGGTTTACACCAAACATTAGCGAGTTTATTGGAAGAACGTGTAGGGATGGTTTACTGGGTCCATCAATAATGGCTATTGCTCGTGCCTTATCCAAACCAGGTTTTGATTTGAATATGATACTAGGCATCTTTGTCGCGGATGATGTGCAATGGTGGATAAATCAACACAATAAGCCCCAAACTGCTGGGTTTGATTTTAGGGAGAAAGTAATCAGCAATTCCGACCTTATTGTTCGCAGAGTAGCGTCATTAAGTCAGGTAGCTTTTGGTAATTTACCCGTCAATCAAACCGCTATTGACTATTTGACCCAGGCTTCAAGTGCTAAAGTTTTGGCCCAAATGGATGTACTGTGGGCTCCGTGGATTTAA